The genomic window TTTTAACTCTTAACAAAGCAAATAGCAATGCCCTTATTGGCTGAAATTGGAGTTGACAACGAACTGAAACCAGCAGCACATTTATTCTGCATCATGAATAAATATAGGAGAGCCTAATGACGGTCACCATTTATGGCAGTTCTGTTGTGAAAAAGCCAACTGTGCATAATATGCACTTCCAGCTATAGCATTCATCGTGTACATATTGCAGTACTCTTTTGAAGAAGATATAGGATGAAGTGCCTCTGAAAGAACTAGGTTTACTTAgattttatgcatatatattgcCAGTCTCTTTCTGCATTTGTCATTACGCTATTTAAAAGGAAGCTCTCATAGATTTCCGGTACACCATTATAtattgttctttctttctttggaaTGCACTGTTGGTTGGAGATAGACAGTCAGACAGTACTTGATTGAAGGTTTTATTAGACAATGGCATCGGTGCAACTTTCTTTTACCATTGTGAAGTATATATCAAGAGCGCTAATAATAACATAGAACTATGTTTCCTACATTTTATTGTTGCATATACTTAGCTTGACAAAGCTGTTACTTTTGCCTAGCTATATGAGATTATAGCCGCATCATTTGTTTTGCATTCAGGGGCACTGCACCATTCATCTCATTCTCCAGAAACcaacaattttttgtttttggataaAAGATGCATCATATTTATTAGCAGCAGAGATTGGAACAGAAGACAGCTTCTGCAGCTCCCATATCAGCATATAGATGGAGAGAGCTAAGATGAGTTTATTGCTATAAGTGGAAATATTGCATTTGCCATTTCATCAAACAACAACCTGTGATGGATTGCAGTCCTTAGCTTCATCTACTACAGCTTCCTTTGGAAGCTCAGAAGCACCCCCCTGAGACAGGAAAAGGAACCAAGCCTGGGATCAGGACCCGATCTCCCCCATCATTCAGCCTCTTCTCATCATTCATGCCTTCCATCAACTTGTTTACGTTATCCAATACAACTGTGCCACTGCTTACTATATCGGGGATTATTTCATTCACGTGAATGTTGAGTGGTTGTTCTATACATATGTTCTGATTCTCTGCATTGTACCAGTCTTCGGAGACAACAATGGACTTCGTAGTTTCCCATATCTGTAAGGTTCTGTTGGGGCCAGGCTGCCAATCCACGGACCCTGAGAAACCTTGGAGTACAAATTTGAACTGAATTGACTTTTTTAACGGGTAAATCCTGCGTTTCAACAATAAGATGATGATGTTCGTTCTTTAGTAAAGAATGTTGAAAATCAATCAACATGTCTTATTGGTGGTATTTTTGACTATTTTTGGAAACCATCCTCTGCATAATTCAGTTGGAACACAATTGTGTTCCATCAGGGGCGACTGCTAGGAATTTGGCACAAAGTTGGTTACATACTGCCGTGAACGGGCAAGAGGGAGGAGAATTTTTTGAGCTTGAAGTTTGAAATATTATGTCATCGAGATCACAAGTTTACCTCATTAAACTATGCAAGTTTCAGGCAAGTCTATTGAAAAACTCAGTTGTTTTGCTGTGGATCACAAGCTTCCTATTGATTGGGATGAAACCTTAGGCGTTTTAGTTTTTCGATGGTCTGATTTTCTTAAAATAGAATCTGATTATCTTAAATACAAGTTTAAGCGGTTTCTAAAGGGTTGAGAGTAGTAATATTGTCCTTCGTCTCACCACATCAACTGTCCAGACATGGCCATCAGACCATTCCAAGGAAATTCCTTCGGACGGGTCCCAAAGCCCAAATGCCGGATCATCCCCTACAAGAAGAAAGAAGCATTCCTTCTGCAGAACAAATTTGACACGCACTGTGTTTGCTGAAATTAAGATAGATATGCGTGCAACAGAAACAAGCAGAGATCAGTGGTAGACATAAAAGGCCTTACAAAAGTCTAACAATGAATATTATGCGGAGGATTACCTTCCGCTAGAGTTAGAGAGGCGGTGATGTGCGCCACGTCATCCTGCGTCAATCAATTAACTTCATTTAAACTTGGAGGTAAATCTAATTCCCTATGGTTGAAACTAGTATGATACAGCGATGTTCGAACTGCTCTAGATTGCGTGCTCTCTCATCTTAGGCGAGTAATTTAACTGGGGACGAGGAAAGAGGAAGTGATAAAAGAGACAACATGACCTGTGCAGCTGCCGCCGAGGGTGGAGACATGGATGATCGAATGGGTCTCGTCTTCTGGGAAAAGAAGAGATAGCCCCCGGTAACCTTCTCGAAAGGATAGAGACGAACACGAGGCGTGGGGAAGGGCAAGGCAGTTGGAGTGGTGGTAGTTCTTATGGCGGTCTCCATGAGCGGCAACCCCTTGGAATAGCAGAACAGCCTTTTTGCCAATGCATCCATCGATCAGTCCACGCTCACGGCAAGCACAGTTGCTTGGGACGATCGAGACGcctactagttttttttttttttaattttatttctttgttcTTTCGAAAGCTGCGGATTTGTGTTTGCCTGTAACTACTATTGGTGATATTTTGGACCACGGTGCTGGGGAGCAGACGAGGTCCTGCAGGAGTTGGGAGATGACGGTGGTGACACGTGTGGGGCTTCACGGTTGGCGTTCCGCGGGATCCTCCGACCAGTCTAACGGCTAAAGCACGGGCTTTTGTTGGAGGACCTGGACGGCGTGAGTGATAACTTGGGCCTCTTGCTTGCTATCTTTCGGGATCAAAGCAATTTAGCCCAGTGATGAATTTGGGCACTTGGGCTCCATTTGGGCCCACTCACCGATTCTgccatttacatttacatctaaATATTAaagatttgatttttaaaacattggAATTCCCCAAAATTGTATCGCACTCGCACGATTCCTCGCCCCCGTCCGCTGCTCCGTTAAAACCCCATTCAAGCACTCGAGGAGCGGCACAAGTTCGAAATAGAGAgcgagagagggctcagccatGGCGTCGTCCTCCTCGTTTAACTTCTCCACCTCGACCTCGTCGTCGCCCTTCTCTTCGTCgcccttctcttcctcctccatgTTCCCGGGCTTCTCCTTGACCCAAACTCAATCCTCTTTCTCCCCTtcccctttctcctcctcctcctcctcctcctcctcctcctcctccgcttcgTCTCAGCTCTTGTCCTTCGGATCCACTCCCTCTCAGCCATCCTCCGCCCTTTCCGGCGCGTCCTTTACCTCCGCCCCCGCCGCTGGCTTCTCCTTTggaacctcctcctcctcctcttcctcctacCCTTCCGCTTTTGGCTCATCGGCCTCATCAGCTGCGACCGCGGCTAATCTCTTCTCCGGATCCACTGCTTCGTCCTCGGCTTCCAagcccttctccttctctttgcCCATCGGCTTCTCATCATCCGCCGCCTCTGCCTCTTCGTCAGCTCCGGCTACTTCTTTCTCCGGCTCGTCCTCAGCCTCCCTCGGGTTCGGGTCCGCTTTCTCTTTcaacaccgccgccgccgccaccacaaATACCTCCTCCCCCGCTTCCTCCTTACCATCTACCGCTCCCCCTCTCTTCGGATCATCCTCCTCTCCTGCATTCTTTGGATTTGGGTCCTCGACCTCTAGTTCTTCGACACTGTTTGGGGCAACGACTTCGGCTTCTTCAGCGGCTGCAGCACCATCTTTCTCTGCATCACCACCGTTCGGTACCTccgtcgccgcctccgcctcgtcctcgtcctcgtcctcgtcctcgtcagCCGCTGCAACAAGTGCCCCGTCCTTCCCTTCCTTTTCTCCATCTCCAGCTGCTCCTTCTTTGACAATGTCGACCCCGTCATTCTCATCCTTACTCCCTTCTGCTTCCTCTGCCTCTCCTTTGCCTTCTGCTTCGtctccttccttctcttctGGAGCCGGTCTATCCTTCTCCAAGAGTGCTTCCGGCACTGCGCCAGCAGCTGGGACAGGTTCATCGGCGCCCGTCATGACTGCTGCTTTCTCtgcctcctccccctcctcctcatctcctt from Ananas comosus cultivar F153 linkage group 23, ASM154086v1, whole genome shotgun sequence includes these protein-coding regions:
- the LOC109728315 gene encoding uncharacterized protein LOC109728315 encodes the protein MDALAKRLFCYSKGLPLMETAIRTTTTPTALPFPTPRVRLYPFEKVTGGYLFFSQKTRPIRSSMSPPSAAAAQDDVAHITASLTLAEANTVRVKFVLQKECFFLLVGDDPAFGLWDPSEGISLEWSDGHVWTVDVVRRRTILLLSTLYLMRTNIIILLLKRRIYPLKKSIQFKFVLQGFSGSVDWQPGPNRTLQIWETTKSIVVSEDWYNAENQNICIEQPLNIHVNEIIPDIVSSGTVVLDNVNKLMEGMNDEKRLNDGGDRVLIPGLVPFPVSGGCF
- the LOC109728407 gene encoding nuclear pore complex protein NUP62-like isoform X3; its protein translation is MASSSSFNFSTSTSSSPFSSSPFSSSSMFPGFSLTQTQSSFSPSPFSSSSSSSSSSSSASSQLLSFGSTPSQPSSALSGASFTSAPAAGFSFGTSSSSSSSYPSAFGSSASSAATAANLFSGSTASSSASKPFSFSLPIGFSSSAASASSSAPATSFSGSSSASLGFGSAFSFNTAAAATTNTSSPASSLPSTAPPLFGSSSSPAFFGFGSSTSSSSTLFGATTSASSAAAAPSFSASPPFGTSVAASASSSSSSSSSSAAATSAPSFPSFSPSPAAPSLTMSTPSFSSLLPSASSASPLPSASSPSFSSGAGLSFSKSASGTAPAAGTGSSAPVMTAAFSASSPSSSSPFSFGMTPASSASQPSFTSGSAASAAATTASTAAPFSGTAAAKPFAFSFNPSSAPTASSAASTAMTTPPALFSSQALPSAASSASSAPGFALPLSSSTSAVPTTTPTTTTAVSTSVAATVAATAGATSFPAFGASTSAAASTSATTHSTQAAPLFGVSSSASAGVPGSSAMTNQSSSSAVTFSGSSGPTTSTTSTTSQAPKLPSEIAGKVVEEIIRDWNNELQERTTKFRKQATAIAEWDRRILQNRNVLIRLEAEVAKVVETQNSLERQLELIETHQKELFCHVQIIVGNGRSSTLSLNSLPFYHPRS
- the LOC109728407 gene encoding nuclear pore complex protein NUP62-like isoform X4, translated to MASSSSFNFSTSTSSSPFSSSPFSSSSMFPGFSLTQTQSSFSPSPFSSSSSSSSSSSSASSQLLSFGSTPSQPSSALSGASFTSAPAAGFSFGTSSSSSSSYPSAFGSSASSAATAANLFSGSTASSSASKPFSFSLPIGFSSSAASASSSAPATSFSGSSSASLGFGSAFSFNTAAAATTNTSSPASSLPSTAPPLFGSSSSPAFFGFGSSTSSSSTLFGATTSASSAAAAPSFSASPPFGTSVAASASSSSSSSSSSAAATSAPSFPSFSPSPAAPSLTMSTPSFSSLLPSASSASPLPSASSPSFSSGAGLSFSKSASGTAPAAGTGSSAPVMTAAFSASSPSSSSPFSFGMTPASSASQPSFTSGSAASAAATTASTAAPFSGTAAAKPFAFSFNPSSAPTASSAASTAMTTPPALFSSQALPSAASSASSAPGFALPLSSSTSAVPTTTPTTTTAVSTSVAATVAATAGATSFPAFGASTSAAASTSATTHSTQAAPLFGVSSSASAGVPGSSAMTNQSSSSAVTFSGSSGPTTSTTSTTSQAPKLPSEIAGKVVEEIIRDWNNELQERTTKFRKQATAIAEWDRRILQNRNVLIRLEAEVAKVVETQNSLERQLELIETHQKELFCHVQIIVGNGSSLPFYHPRS